One region of Synechococcus elongatus PCC 11801 genomic DNA includes:
- the petB gene encoding cytochrome b6 → MSKVYDWFEERLEIQAIAEDVSSKYVPPHVNIFYCLGGITLTCFLIQFATGFAMTFYYKPTVAEAYSSVQFIMNQVNFGWLIRSIHRWSASMMVLMMILHVFRVYLTGGFKRPRELTWVTGVVMAVITVTFGVTGYSLPWDQVGYWAVKIVSGVPEAIPVVGSAMVELLRGGQSVGQATLTRFYSLHTFVLPWLIAVFMLLHFLMIRKQGISGPL, encoded by the coding sequence ATGTCGAAGGTCTACGACTGGTTCGAGGAGCGTCTAGAGATCCAAGCGATCGCTGAAGACGTTTCCAGCAAGTACGTTCCTCCCCACGTCAACATCTTCTATTGCCTGGGCGGGATTACGTTAACTTGTTTTCTCATTCAGTTTGCCACCGGCTTTGCAATGACGTTTTATTACAAGCCGACGGTCGCTGAAGCTTATAGCTCCGTGCAATTCATCATGAACCAAGTCAACTTCGGTTGGCTGATCCGCTCCATCCACCGCTGGTCGGCCAGCATGATGGTGCTGATGATGATCCTGCACGTTTTCCGTGTGTATCTGACCGGTGGTTTCAAACGCCCCCGCGAATTGACCTGGGTCACTGGTGTCGTGATGGCAGTAATCACGGTCACCTTCGGTGTGACCGGCTACTCGCTGCCTTGGGACCAAGTCGGCTACTGGGCGGTCAAAATCGTCTCCGGTGTGCCTGAAGCGATTCCCGTGGTTGGTTCTGCCATGGTTGAACTGCTGCGGGGTGGCCAAAGCGTTGGTCAAGCAACCTTGACCCGCTTCTACAGTCTCCACACCTTTGTCTTGCCTTGGTTGATTGCAGTCTTTATGCTGCTGCACTTCCTGATGATCCGGAAGCAAGGCATCTCCG